From the genome of Papaver somniferum cultivar HN1 chromosome 2, ASM357369v1, whole genome shotgun sequence, one region includes:
- the LOC113350690 gene encoding spindle assembly checkpoint component MAD1-like encodes MSHAIINDLREKVRHLEKENLKVKGDFSSYENDVVELRKRNKQLMEIYNLSDQAINYPVEESVLLEHLNATLNNHSTDGLNALNFEELKSRYEILKTEDKSMLSVNNKLKSQLHKAKEEIKSLELKRSAIITENDNAVLKGAKALKEFQDAILQVQIERDQAIRKVNTLNALVEQEHLKQINDLKLKLSARNSKYRRLQEKLVVDVSNTKKNALRLWNEQVKKQVDDICTEYDLPFVEFDFPTVTPNEEGIKLSKSEEEYEESNSETEEDLR; translated from the exons ATGTCCCATGCTATTATCAATGACCTACGCGAAAAGGTTCGCCACCTTGAAAAGGAGAACCTCAAAGTCAAGGGCGATTTTTCCTCTTATGAGAATGATGTGGTGGAGCTCCGTAAAAGAAACAAGCAACTTATGG AAATATATAACTTATCCGATCAAGCCATCAATTATCCTGTGGAAGAGTCTGTCCTCTTAGAGCATCTTAATGCTACTTTAAATAATCATTCAACTGATGGATTGAATGCCCTTAATTTTGAGGAGCTCAAATCAAGATATGAAATCCTTAAGACCGAGGATAAATCCATGTTATCTGTTAATAATAAACTTAAATCCCAACTTCATAAAGCAAAGGAAGAGATTAAGAGTTTGGAGTTAAAAAGGAGTGCAATAATAACCGAAAACGATAATGCGGTTCTTAAGGGTGCTAAAGCTTTAAAGGAATTTCAAGATGCCATACTCCAAGTGCAAATTGAGAGGGATCAAGCTATTAGAAAAGTTAACACCTTGAATGCTC TTGTTGAGCAGGAGCATCTTAAACAAATCAACGATCTAAAACTGAAGCTTTCTGCCAGAAATTCCAAGTATCGCAGACTTCAAGAAAAACTGGTGGTTGATGTTTCCAATACTAAAAAGAATGCACTCCGTCTTTGGAACGAACAAGTTAAGAAACAAGTTGATGACATCTGCACTGAATATGATCTTCCTTTTGTAGAATTCGATTTTCCTACTGTTACTCCCAACGAAGAAGGAATAAAACTCTCTAAGAGTGAAGAAGAGTATGAAGAAAGCAACTCAGAAACTGAGGAAGATTTAAGATGA
- the LOC113347022 gene encoding uncharacterized protein LOC113347022 gives MAMGCINLSLSYCCCFLLFFISCCLVSSSGTLVGFSIDARRNSKSALPAATTLSFLKQNKVSPSQIRVFVAEPKNFNALLNTRIPIDLYINLSVFENQAISKDLAISWLNTHFHPNLNITSIMVSTSSTNLVEQKRLSLLIPTLNSLNSALKCLKLEKKVKVSVVFQLSVLEKLRKQYKRELGRVLRLIQKYRSFVMVEIVVGGELSMGDQFIGLVTKSALCAANVIHGKDVSMVLNIKSSVIPSDIEVAEFSEKVMKSLGSHSHIKDKVSGLFAEIHPIEEFKQNELNREEEQIFHSSHRELLLHEDITDITPFTPITFPTVNPTTPTIVTVPSTNPVTVMPTNPTAIPVPVPSTNPLPTMTPINPVTTPITVPATNPLVPGITTPVTVPVTPPMDNPITNPLPPPVNVPVTNPVTTPVTTNPVTSPVTTTPVTNNPPTNPISGQSWCVAKTGAPVSTLQAALDYACGINPTACSAIQSSGNCYNPNTLQSHASYAFNSYYQKNPVPTSCDFGGAAMLVNANPSTGSCVFQSSTSSLPSSTPTPIPVSTPSPIPISTATPVPVPMPASTSPPSTFTPDGGVGGGTSYDTPPTALNSSYPTSPMTNMFGSQPPPGDNTLAPSVASGLQPLSTLITLATSFVIGKLLLA, from the exons ATGGCAATGGGGTGCATTAACCTCAGCTTATcatactgctgctgcttcttgtTGTTCTTCATCTCTTGTTGCTTAGTATCTTCTTCTG GAACACTTGTGGGTTTCTCCATTGATGCTAGGAGAAACAGTAAATCTGCATTACCTGCTGCAACAACATTATCCTTCCTGAAACAAAACAAGGTGTCTCCATCTCAGATTAGGGTGTTTGTTGCAGAACCTAAGAATTTTAATGCATTACTTAACACTAGAATCCCTATTGATCTTTACATCAACCTTAGTGTGTTTGAGAATCAAGCAATATCCAAAGATTTAGCTATTTCATGGCTAAACACCCACTTTCACCCAAACTTAAACATCACTAGTATTATGGTGAGTACTAGTAGTACCAACTTGGTAGAACAGAAACGCTTGTCTCTGCTTATACCCACTTTGAATTCATTGAATTCAGCACTTAAGTGTTTGAAACTTGAAAAGAAAGTGAAGGTATCTGTAGTGTTCCAGCTTTCGGTTTTGGAGAAACTACGCAAACAGTATAAAAGAGAGTTGGGTAGGGTCTTGAGATTGATTCAGAAATATAGATCATTTGTTATGGTGGAAATAGTTGTTGGTGGAGAACTCAGTATGGGAGATCAGTTCATTGGATTGGTGACCAAATCAGCTCTTTGTGCAGCTAATGTTATTCATGGAAAAGATGTTTCTATGGTTTTGAACATTAAGAGCTCAGTTATTCCAAGTGATATAGAAGTGGCTGAATTCTCTGAGAAGGTGATGAAATCTTTAGGAAGTCATTCTCATATCAAAGATAAAGTTTCGGGACTTTTTGCCGAAATTCATCCCATTGAAGAGTTTAAGCAAAATGAGCTCAATAGAGAAGAGGAACAGATATTTCATTCTTCCCATAGAGAACTCCTTTTACATGAAGACATCACAGACATCACTCCTTTTACACCTATTACCTTTCCTACTGTGAACCCAACTACACCAACAATTGTTACAGTGCCTTCTACAAATCCTGTTACCGTAATGCCGACGAATCCTACTGCCATCCCAGTTCCAGTCCCATCAACAAATCCATTGCCCACTATGACTCCTATAAATCCAGTCACCACACCCATTACTGTACCCGCTACGAATCCATTGGTTCCAGGGATTACAACACCTGTCACAGTTCCAGTCACACCACCTATGGACAACCCTATAACTAATCCATTACCACCTCCAGTCAATGTTCCAGTAACAAATCCAGTTACAACTCCTGTGACGACAAATCCAGTGACATCTCCTGTGACAACAACTCCAGTGACAAATAATCCACCTACAAATCCTATTTCAGGACAGAGTTGGTGTGTAGCAAAGACTGGAGCTCCAGTGAGTACACTTCAAGCTGCACTTGATTATGCATGTGGGATTAATCCCACAGCTTGCTCAGCAATCCAATCCTCCGGAAACTGCTATAACCCAAATACACTTCAGAGTCATGCTTCATATGCGTTTAACAGCTACTATCAGAAGAATCCAGTACCTACTAGCTGTGATTTTGGAGGTGCTGCGATGCTTGTTAATGCCAACCCAA GTACCGGATCTTGTGTATTTCAATCATCCACATCCTCATTACCATCATCAACACCAACACCAATACCAGTATCGACGCCTTCACCAATACCAATCTCAACAGCGACACCAGTACCAGTACCTATGCCAGCATCAACGTCACCCCCATCAACATTTACACCAGATGGAGGGGTAGGAGGAGGAACAAG TTATGATACACCTCCAACGGCATTAAATTCAAGTTATCCTACCTCACCTATGACAAACATGTTTGGATCTCAACCCCCTCCAGGAGATAACACGTTAGCGCCTTCGGTAGCATCTGGGTTACAGCCGCTAAGTACTCTGATTACACTAGCGACATCCTTTGTCATTGGTAAACTTTTGTTAGCGTAG
- the LOC113347023 gene encoding nuclear envelope-associated protein 2-like isoform X2, whose translation MQLSDTRATADASAAAAESAQLQCVNLLKELDEKNNIIKDHEDHVRRLGEQLDHLQKDLQTREVSQNQLKSEVLRIEQEIMQAVAKAGASKECELRKILDEVSPKNIEKLNKLIAAKDEEIVKLKDEMRVMTAHWKLKTRELEAQLEKHRRADQDLKKRVLKLEFCLQEARAQTRKLQRTGEKRDKILKELRDQLATKQQGLFGGGDKQNFWDSSGFKFVASMSMLILVVFSKR comes from the exons ATGCAGCTCTCAGATACTCGAGCAACAGCAGatgcaagtgctgctgctgctgaatcaGCTCAGCTTCAATGTGTTAATCTATTAAAAGAATTAGATGAGAAAAACAATATAATCAAAGACCATGAGGATCACGTCCGTAGGCTGGGAGAGCAACTGGATCATCTACAGAAAGACCTTCAGACAAGGGAGGTTTCGcagaaccaacttaaaagtgaagtATTGAGAATTGAGCAAGAAATTATGCAAGCAGTTGCAAAAGCTGGAGCTAGCAAGGAGTGCGAGCTAAGAAAAATACTTGATGAGGTGTCGCCCAAGAACATTGAGAAGCTTAATAAGCTTATAGCTGCGAAGGATGAAGAGATAGTGAAACTGAAAGATGAGATGAGGGTTATGACTGCTCATTGGAAGCTAAAAACTAGAGAACTGGAAGCACAG TTGGAGAAACATCGGAGAGCTGATCAAGATCTGAAAAAGAGGGTACTGAAGTTGGAATTCTGTCTTCAGGAAGCTCGAGCACAGACTCGGAAGCTGCAGAGG ACTGGAGAGAAAAGGGACAAGATTTTGAAGGAACTCAGAGATCAGTTGGCTACAAAGCAACAAGGATTATTTGGAGGTGGTGACAAACAGAATTTCTGGGACAGCTCCGGTTTCAAATTTGTTGCTTCAATGTCGATGTTGATCCTGGTAGTGTTTTCGAAACGGTGA
- the LOC113347023 gene encoding nuclear envelope-associated protein 2-like isoform X1: MSITTTEEQSVRELDPLLKDLSERKHDFRRNVAKLASELKDVRNKLALKEGSFVREALSRQKAETKARSLEDEITKLQKNLEESNGQLQNSTSTAQQYLKDLADLRMQLSDTRATADASAAAAESAQLQCVNLLKELDEKNNIIKDHEDHVRRLGEQLDHLQKDLQTREVSQNQLKSEVLRIEQEIMQAVAKAGASKECELRKILDEVSPKNIEKLNKLIAAKDEEIVKLKDEMRVMTAHWKLKTRELEAQLEKHRRADQDLKKRVLKLEFCLQEARAQTRKLQRTGEKRDKILKELRDQLATKQQGLFGGGDKQNFWDSSGFKFVASMSMLILVVFSKR; this comes from the exons ATGTCGATTACTACAACAGAAGAACAATCTGTGAGAGAATTAGATCCATTGTTGAAGGATTTAAGTGAAAGGAAACATGATTTCAGAAGAAATGTTGCCAAATTAGCATCTGAACTTAAAGATGTTAGAAATAAACTTGCTTTGAAAGAAGGATCTTTTGTTAGAGAAGCCTTAAGTAGACAG AAAGCGGAGACAAAGGCAAGGAGTTTGGAGGACGAGATTACCAAATTACAGAAGAACTTGGAAGAAAGTAATGGGCAGTTGCAGAATTCAACATCCACAGCTCAACAG TACCTCAAAGACTTGGCTGATTTAAGGATGCAGCTCTCAGATACTCGAGCAACAGCAGatgcaagtgctgctgctgctgaatcaGCTCAGCTTCAATGTGTTAATCTATTAAAAGAATTAGATGAGAAAAACAATATAATCAAAGACCATGAGGATCACGTCCGTAGGCTGGGAGAGCAACTGGATCATCTACAGAAAGACCTTCAGACAAGGGAGGTTTCGcagaaccaacttaaaagtgaagtATTGAGAATTGAGCAAGAAATTATGCAAGCAGTTGCAAAAGCTGGAGCTAGCAAGGAGTGCGAGCTAAGAAAAATACTTGATGAGGTGTCGCCCAAGAACATTGAGAAGCTTAATAAGCTTATAGCTGCGAAGGATGAAGAGATAGTGAAACTGAAAGATGAGATGAGGGTTATGACTGCTCATTGGAAGCTAAAAACTAGAGAACTGGAAGCACAG TTGGAGAAACATCGGAGAGCTGATCAAGATCTGAAAAAGAGGGTACTGAAGTTGGAATTCTGTCTTCAGGAAGCTCGAGCACAGACTCGGAAGCTGCAGAGG ACTGGAGAGAAAAGGGACAAGATTTTGAAGGAACTCAGAGATCAGTTGGCTACAAAGCAACAAGGATTATTTGGAGGTGGTGACAAACAGAATTTCTGGGACAGCTCCGGTTTCAAATTTGTTGCTTCAATGTCGATGTTGATCCTGGTAGTGTTTTCGAAACGGTGA